The following coding sequences lie in one Streptomyces sp. NBC_01283 genomic window:
- a CDS encoding transposase, giving the protein MPTSPTAEPPNRIPALIDALDGEFTGHHAFMVRHYLDEIDRWKDVIATFDTRIVQLLADHERDMEVLQTVPGIGRLGAEIVIAETGGDMTQFASAHHLASWIGVCPGQNESAGVSKSGRIRPGNANLKRLLGIAAMVAIRNKDSYLGVFFRRLSARRGGKRALVAVTHKLAIAIWHVLHNHQPYRDLGADHFTRRDPERAMRRMLKEANTLGLTIRFEPIQA; this is encoded by the coding sequence TTGCCGACCTCACCCACGGCAGAGCCCCCAAATAGGATTCCCGCCCTTATCGACGCCCTGGACGGCGAGTTCACCGGCCACCACGCCTTCATGGTCCGCCACTACCTCGACGAGATCGACCGCTGGAAGGACGTCATCGCCACCTTCGATACCCGCATCGTCCAACTCCTTGCCGACCATGAGCGGGATATGGAAGTACTGCAGACTGTCCCGGGCATCGGCCGACTCGGCGCCGAAATCGTCATCGCCGAGACCGGTGGCGACATGACCCAGTTCGCCTCCGCCCACCACTTGGCCTCCTGGATCGGCGTCTGCCCGGGCCAGAACGAGTCCGCCGGTGTGAGCAAGAGCGGCCGCATCCGTCCCGGCAACGCCAACCTCAAACGCCTCCTCGGGATCGCCGCCATGGTCGCGATCAGGAACAAGGACTCCTACCTCGGTGTCTTCTTCCGCCGCTTGTCAGCCAGACGCGGCGGCAAACGCGCCCTCGTCGCCGTGACACACAAACTCGCCATCGCCATCTGGCACGTCCTGCACAACCACCAGCCCTACCGCGACCTCGGCGCCGACCACTTCACCCGCCGCGACCCCGAACGCGCCATGCGCCGCATGCTCAAGGAAGCCAATACCCTCGGCCTGACCATCCGCTTCGAACCCATCCAGGCCTGA